A region of Massilia sp. KIM DNA encodes the following proteins:
- a CDS encoding SgcJ/EcaC family oxidoreductase has protein sequence MKSLAKPVSGNPTDVLAHAEIEHLLRAYESALNASDVDAVMTVFAPDGVFMAPNSVSTVGAAAIRTAYEGIFRTIAFDTELTVEEVVQLAPGWAFARTSSNGRVTLNALAQQVPDANHELFILQKDDAAWKIARYAFASTRPVAQ, from the coding sequence GTGAAAAGCCTCGCCAAACCTGTCAGCGGCAACCCGACCGATGTCTTGGCCCATGCCGAGATCGAGCACTTACTTCGCGCCTATGAGAGCGCGCTGAACGCCTCGGACGTCGATGCGGTCATGACGGTGTTCGCCCCTGACGGGGTATTCATGGCCCCGAACAGCGTGTCGACGGTAGGCGCCGCAGCGATCCGTACTGCGTACGAGGGCATTTTCCGTACCATCGCATTCGATACCGAGCTCACGGTCGAGGAGGTGGTGCAACTTGCTCCAGGATGGGCCTTTGCGCGGACGAGTTCGAATGGCCGGGTTACGCTGAATGCGCTCGCGCAGCAGGTCCCGGACGCCAATCACGAACTATTCATCCTCCAGAAAGACGACGCGGCGTGGAAGATCGCCCGCTATGCCTTTGCCTCGACCAGGCCCGTAGCCCAGTAA
- a CDS encoding pyridoxal phosphate-dependent aminotransferase: MTLTSTEQQAARALQLAGRVHAIEPFRVMEMVKAAGELKRAGHDVISMSVGEPDFTAPEIVAQAAMEAIRGGVTQYTDSLGLRELREAISGHYAAVHGLDIDPRRIVVTAGASAGLLLACAALVAEGDEVLMPDPCYPCNRHFVSAFGGSPVLVPSSSDDRYQLSSAHVAEYWSARTRGVLVASPSNPTGTSMTPEQLRAMVDAVRARGGFAIVDEIYQGLSYDHRPVSALAMDDQVITVNSFSKYFNMTGWRLGWLVVPEELVPVFEKLAQNLFICAPTVAQHAALACFTPEALAIFEERRREFQRRRDYLVPALRELGFTVPVMPDGAFYVYADIASLDHPQRGDSAAFSMKVLEDAHVAIVPGDDFGFAAPARHVRFSYATKYERIVEAVGRLELLLRP, encoded by the coding sequence ATGACCCTCACCAGCACCGAACAACAGGCGGCGCGCGCCCTCCAGCTCGCGGGCCGCGTCCACGCCATCGAACCCTTCCGCGTCATGGAAATGGTCAAGGCGGCCGGCGAGCTAAAACGCGCCGGCCATGATGTCATCAGCATGAGCGTCGGCGAACCCGACTTCACCGCGCCCGAGATCGTGGCGCAGGCCGCGATGGAAGCGATCCGCGGCGGCGTCACCCAGTACACCGATTCGCTCGGCCTGCGCGAACTGCGCGAGGCCATCTCCGGCCACTACGCCGCCGTGCACGGGCTGGACATCGATCCGCGCCGCATCGTGGTCACCGCCGGCGCCTCGGCCGGCCTGCTGCTGGCCTGCGCCGCCCTGGTGGCCGAGGGCGACGAAGTCCTGATGCCGGACCCCTGCTACCCCTGCAACCGCCATTTCGTGTCCGCCTTCGGCGGCAGCCCGGTGCTGGTGCCCTCTTCCAGCGACGACCGCTACCAGTTGAGCAGCGCCCACGTGGCCGAATACTGGAGCGCGCGCACCCGCGGGGTGCTGGTGGCTTCGCCCTCGAACCCGACCGGGACCTCGATGACCCCGGAGCAGCTGCGCGCCATGGTGGACGCCGTGCGTGCGCGTGGCGGCTTCGCCATCGTCGACGAGATCTACCAGGGCCTGTCCTATGACCATCGTCCGGTCAGCGCGCTGGCGATGGACGACCAGGTCATCACGGTGAACAGCTTCTCCAAGTATTTCAACATGACCGGCTGGCGCCTGGGCTGGCTGGTGGTGCCGGAGGAACTGGTGCCGGTGTTCGAGAAGCTGGCCCAGAACCTCTTCATCTGCGCGCCCACCGTGGCCCAGCATGCGGCCCTGGCCTGCTTCACCCCGGAGGCGCTGGCGATCTTCGAGGAGCGCCGGCGCGAGTTCCAGCGCCGCCGCGACTACCTGGTGCCGGCCCTGCGCGAGCTGGGCTTCACGGTGCCGGTGATGCCGGACGGCGCCTTCTACGTGTACGCCGACATTGCCAGCCTCGACCACCCGCAGCGCGGCGACAGCGCGGCTTTCAGCATGAAGGTGCTGGAGGACGCCCACGTGGCCATCGTGCCGGGCGACGATTTCGGCTTCGCGGCGCCGGCGCGCCACGTGCGCTTTTCGTATGCGACCAAATACGAGCGCATCGTGGAGGCCGTCGGTCGCCTCGAACTGCTGTTGCGCCCATGA
- a CDS encoding peptide MFS transporter produces the protein MDRQTIPAVSQNRSFLTIALIELWERFGYYGMQALIVYFMVQRLGFEDRRANLVWGAAAALIYVAPAIGGWIGDKVLGTRRCMLLGGIILTLGYGLMAVPTTNTWFTFSALGVIVVGNGLFKPNTANLVRKIYEGDDSRIDSAFTLYYMAVNVGSTVSMLATPAIKDYVNAAHGGELGWHVAFAVCSVGLMVGLLTVTVLRATVAHIGSPPDARPLDLRKLAAVLGGALVAVAASALILEYQALARAFVYLAGFVVLGIFLHLIRSSQPSERAGLVAALVLTLQTVFFFIFYQQMSTSLSLFALRNVDLDFRLFGAHLFTWSPAQFQALNAIWIMVLSPVLAWLYTRAGKSGRDLSIAAKFALGFAVVAAGFFTYGVAGRFAVNGLTSSWIMIAGYGLYSLGELLVSGLGLAMIARYVPARMGGFMMGAYYVGVGISQYLGGVVANLASVPQGITDPLQTLPVYTGLFNKLGVAAIACTLIALAALPLMRRLTATHHAQA, from the coding sequence ATGGACAGGCAAACCATTCCGGCCGTGAGCCAGAACCGCTCTTTTCTCACCATCGCCCTGATCGAGCTGTGGGAGCGCTTCGGCTATTACGGCATGCAGGCGCTGATCGTGTACTTCATGGTGCAGCGCCTCGGTTTCGAGGACAGACGCGCCAACTTGGTCTGGGGCGCCGCGGCCGCCCTGATCTACGTCGCGCCCGCCATCGGCGGCTGGATCGGCGACAAGGTGCTGGGCACCCGCCGCTGCATGTTGCTTGGCGGCATAATCCTGACCCTGGGCTATGGCCTGATGGCGGTGCCCACCACCAATACCTGGTTCACCTTTTCGGCCCTGGGCGTGATCGTGGTCGGCAACGGCCTGTTCAAGCCGAACACGGCCAACCTGGTGCGCAAGATCTACGAGGGCGACGATTCCCGGATCGACAGCGCCTTCACCCTGTACTACATGGCGGTCAACGTCGGCTCGACCGTGTCGATGCTGGCCACGCCGGCGATCAAGGACTACGTCAACGCCGCGCATGGCGGCGAGCTCGGCTGGCACGTGGCCTTCGCCGTGTGCAGTGTCGGCCTGATGGTGGGCCTGCTGACCGTCACCGTGCTGCGCGCCACCGTCGCCCACATCGGCTCGCCGCCGGACGCCCGCCCGCTCGACCTGCGCAAGCTGGCCGCGGTGCTGGGCGGCGCACTGGTGGCGGTCGCCGCCTCGGCCCTCATCCTCGAATACCAGGCCCTGGCGCGCGCCTTCGTCTACCTGGCCGGCTTCGTGGTGCTGGGCATCTTCCTGCACCTGATCCGTTCCAGCCAGCCGAGCGAGCGCGCCGGCCTGGTGGCGGCCCTGGTGCTGACCCTGCAGACCGTGTTCTTCTTCATCTTCTACCAGCAGATGTCGACCTCGCTGTCCCTGTTCGCACTGCGCAATGTCGACCTCGACTTCCGGCTCTTCGGCGCCCACCTGTTCACCTGGTCGCCGGCCCAGTTCCAGGCGCTGAACGCGATCTGGATCATGGTGCTGAGCCCGGTGCTGGCCTGGCTGTACACGCGGGCGGGGAAAAGCGGCAGGGACTTGTCGATCGCGGCCAAGTTCGCGCTCGGCTTCGCGGTGGTGGCGGCCGGTTTCTTCACCTACGGCGTGGCCGGCCGCTTCGCGGTGAACGGGCTCACCTCGTCCTGGATCATGATCGCCGGCTATGGCCTGTATTCGCTCGGCGAGCTGCTGGTCAGCGGCCTGGGCCTGGCCATGATCGCGCGCTACGTGCCGGCGCGCATGGGCGGCTTCATGATGGGCGCCTATTACGTGGGCGTCGGCATTTCGCAATACCTGGGCGGGGTGGTGGCCAACCTGGCCAGCGTTCCGCAAGGAATCACCGATCCGCTCCAGACCCTGCCGGTCTATACCGGCCTGTTCAACAAGCTGGGCGTGGCGGCCATCGCCTGCACCCTGATCGCGCTGGCCGCCCTGCCCCTGATGCGCAGGCTGACCGCGACCCATCACGCGCAGGCCTGA
- a CDS encoding amidohydrolase family protein: protein MRRGFTEKGRRSRVASCAVLGATLALWAGATLADTGRAVPPAPAADHHQHVFSPAAAAWMSAATGSLRAVMADELVADLDAAGIGRAAVLSVAYVYGNPERTIDDEYERVRDENDWAAAQAARYPDRLVALCSFNPLRDYALLELARCASSPGFGRGIKLHFGHSDVQLDDPEHLVRMRQVFRAANARGMAIVVHLRGGGPERRAYAVEQARLLMEQVLPFAPDVPVQVAQVAPSAPRPGSAAPAPTYAAMAVLAEAAARRDPRVRQVWFDLSSVTQAELPPADARRLVRRLREAGLERVLYGSHAAPGDALAPPDGWAAFLRLPLTEAEASRVARNVAPYLR, encoded by the coding sequence ATGAGGCGAGGTTTTACCGAAAAGGGGCGCAGGTCGCGCGTGGCGTCCTGCGCCGTCCTAGGCGCGACCCTGGCGCTGTGGGCCGGCGCCACGCTGGCCGACACCGGCCGCGCGGTTCCGCCGGCGCCCGCCGCCGACCATCACCAGCATGTGTTCAGTCCCGCCGCCGCAGCCTGGATGTCGGCCGCCACCGGCAGCCTGCGCGCCGTCATGGCGGACGAACTGGTGGCCGATCTCGACGCCGCCGGCATCGGCCGCGCCGCCGTGCTCTCGGTCGCCTACGTGTACGGCAATCCGGAGCGCACCATCGACGACGAATACGAGCGGGTGCGCGACGAAAACGACTGGGCCGCGGCCCAGGCCGCGCGCTATCCGGACCGCCTGGTGGCCTTGTGCAGCTTCAACCCGCTGCGCGACTACGCCTTGCTGGAACTGGCGCGCTGCGCCAGCAGCCCGGGTTTCGGGCGCGGCATCAAGCTGCATTTCGGTCATTCCGACGTCCAGCTGGACGATCCTGAGCACCTGGTGCGCATGCGCCAGGTGTTTCGCGCCGCCAATGCACGCGGGATGGCGATCGTGGTCCACCTGCGCGGCGGCGGGCCGGAACGGCGCGCCTATGCCGTCGAACAGGCGCGGCTGCTGATGGAGCAGGTGCTGCCCTTCGCGCCGGACGTGCCGGTGCAGGTGGCCCAGGTGGCGCCCTCGGCGCCCCGGCCCGGTTCGGCCGCGCCCGCGCCGACCTACGCCGCCATGGCCGTGCTGGCCGAAGCCGCGGCGCGCCGCGACCCGCGCGTGCGCCAGGTCTGGTTCGACCTGTCTTCGGTCACCCAGGCCGAGCTGCCGCCGGCCGACGCCCGCCGCCTGGTGCGGCGGCTGCGCGAGGCCGGCCTGGAGCGGGTGCTCTACGGTTCCCACGCCGCCCCCGGCGACGCCCTGGCCCCGCCGGACGGCTGGGCCGCCTTCCTGCGCCTGCCGCTGACCGAGGCCGAGGCCTCGCGTGTGGCGCGCAACGTCGCCCCTTACCTGCGCTGA
- a CDS encoding TIM-barrel domain-containing protein, giving the protein MTTTPIARLALCLLASPLAFAQNADRQLQGVTRDQNTLEIATSDGRYLIRPYSSNIVETTFVPRGERADSASHAVVLPPAPVAATLKDEGGRLTYATEGITVTIDKQPFRISYAYKGKPLVAEKRGYARGELETIEFALEDGEALYGAGARAVGMNRRGNRFRLYNKADYGYGARSELLNYTIPVALSSKKYAIHFDNPQTGWLDFDSRRDGTLRYEVIGGRKTYQVVAGESWDEVMDGYTRLTGRQPLPPRWAFGNFASRFGYKTEAETRAVVDRFAQEKIPLDAVVLDLYWFGKTVKGTMGNLDWDRDSFPQAEQMMADFKKKGVKTVVITEPFVLTTSKRWQEAVERQVLATDKAGKPYVYDFYFGNTGLIDIYKPEGRDWFWNIYKGLKAGGVTGWWGDLGEPEMHPSDLVHAAGTADQVHNVYGHDWARLIADGYRKEFPNERPFILMRAGYSGSQRHGLIPWSGDVSRGWGGLQSQMEIALQMGMQGLAYMHSDLGGFAGPVQDDELYVRWLQYGVFQPVFRPHAQEAVPSEPVFRKERTKVLAREAVWLRYAMLPYNYTIAFDNSRTGMPLMRPLMFVETDQDKPFDRSTTYLWGPDFLVAPVVQPGATRSEVYFPTSSQVWFDFHTGEAHRGGVLEIVKPEEAHIPVYVRAGAFIPMAKVAQTTRDYDSRRIDLHYYHDASVASSNGKLYDDDGETADAYDKGQYEIVRFASRYADGKLEIGFETETGKAYSAAPRAFTLKVHNVQAKPRSVRIDGKAAAFNWNGKHQLLEVAVPAKKGQSATVAIGL; this is encoded by the coding sequence ATGACAACGACACCGATTGCCCGCCTGGCGCTGTGCCTCCTGGCCAGCCCGCTTGCCTTCGCCCAGAACGCCGACCGCCAGCTCCAGGGCGTCACGCGCGACCAGAACACCCTCGAGATCGCCACCAGCGACGGCCGCTACCTGATCCGTCCGTACTCCAGCAACATCGTCGAGACCACCTTCGTGCCGCGCGGCGAGCGCGCCGATTCGGCCTCGCACGCAGTGGTGCTGCCGCCGGCCCCGGTCGCCGCCACCCTGAAGGACGAGGGCGGCCGCCTGACCTACGCCACCGAAGGCATCACGGTCACCATCGACAAGCAGCCGTTCCGCATCAGCTATGCCTACAAGGGCAAGCCGCTGGTGGCCGAGAAGCGCGGCTACGCCAGGGGCGAGCTGGAAACGATCGAGTTCGCGCTGGAAGACGGCGAAGCCCTGTACGGCGCCGGCGCGCGCGCGGTCGGCATGAACCGGCGCGGCAACCGCTTCCGCCTGTATAACAAGGCCGACTACGGTTACGGGGCCCGCTCCGAGTTGTTGAACTACACGATTCCGGTGGCGCTGTCCTCCAAGAAGTACGCGATCCACTTCGACAATCCGCAGACCGGCTGGCTCGATTTCGACAGCCGCCGCGACGGCACCCTGCGCTACGAGGTGATCGGCGGCCGCAAGACCTACCAGGTGGTGGCCGGCGAGAGCTGGGACGAGGTGATGGACGGCTACACCCGCCTGACCGGGCGCCAGCCGCTGCCGCCGCGCTGGGCCTTCGGCAACTTCGCCAGCCGCTTCGGCTACAAGACCGAGGCCGAGACGCGCGCCGTGGTCGACAGGTTCGCGCAAGAGAAGATTCCGCTCGACGCCGTGGTGCTCGACCTGTACTGGTTCGGCAAGACGGTCAAGGGCACCATGGGCAACCTGGACTGGGACCGCGACAGCTTCCCCCAGGCCGAGCAGATGATGGCCGACTTCAAGAAGAAGGGCGTCAAGACCGTGGTCATCACCGAGCCCTTCGTGCTCACCACCTCGAAGCGCTGGCAGGAAGCGGTCGAGCGCCAGGTGCTGGCCACCGACAAGGCCGGCAAACCCTACGTCTATGACTTCTACTTCGGCAACACCGGCCTGATCGACATCTACAAGCCGGAAGGCCGCGACTGGTTCTGGAATATCTACAAGGGACTGAAGGCGGGCGGCGTCACCGGCTGGTGGGGCGACCTGGGCGAGCCGGAGATGCATCCCTCCGACCTGGTGCACGCCGCCGGCACCGCCGACCAGGTCCACAACGTCTATGGCCACGACTGGGCGCGCCTGATCGCCGACGGCTACCGCAAGGAGTTCCCCAACGAGCGCCCCTTCATCCTGATGCGCGCCGGTTACTCGGGCTCGCAGCGGCACGGCCTGATCCCCTGGTCGGGCGACGTCAGCCGCGGCTGGGGCGGCCTGCAGTCGCAGATGGAGATCGCGCTCCAGATGGGCATGCAGGGCCTGGCCTACATGCACTCCGACCTGGGCGGCTTCGCCGGCCCTGTGCAGGACGACGAGCTCTACGTGCGCTGGCTGCAGTACGGCGTGTTCCAGCCGGTGTTCCGTCCGCATGCCCAGGAAGCCGTGCCGTCCGAGCCGGTGTTCCGCAAGGAGCGCACCAAGGTGCTGGCGCGCGAGGCGGTGTGGCTGCGCTACGCCATGCTCCCGTATAACTACACCATCGCTTTCGACAACAGCCGCACCGGCATGCCGCTGATGCGTCCCCTGATGTTCGTCGAGACCGACCAGGACAAGCCCTTCGACCGCTCCACCACCTACCTGTGGGGCCCGGACTTCCTGGTCGCGCCGGTGGTGCAGCCGGGAGCGACCCGTTCCGAGGTCTACTTCCCGACCTCGAGCCAGGTCTGGTTCGATTTCCATACCGGCGAAGCGCATCGCGGAGGCGTGCTGGAAATCGTCAAGCCGGAGGAGGCGCACATCCCGGTCTACGTGCGCGCGGGCGCCTTCATCCCGATGGCCAAGGTCGCCCAGACCACGCGCGACTACGACAGCCGCCGCATCGACCTGCACTACTACCATGACGCCTCGGTGGCCTCCTCGAACGGCAAGCTGTACGACGACGACGGCGAAACCGCGGACGCCTACGACAAGGGCCAGTACGAGATCGTGCGCTTCGCCAGCCGCTACGCGGACGGGAAGCTGGAGATCGGCTTCGAGACCGAGACCGGCAAGGCCTACAGCGCCGCGCCGCGCGCGTTCACGCTCAAGGTCCACAACGTCCAGGCCAAGCCGCGCAGCGTGCGCATCGACGGCAAGGCGGCTGCCTTCAACTGGAACGGCAAGCACCAGCTGCTCGAAGTGGCCGTGCCGGCGAAGAAAGGGCAGTCCGCGACAGTAGCGATCGGCCTGTAA
- a CDS encoding LysE family translocator — protein sequence MLTPEQLAGFLAAAVLITLSPGPDNLMVLSLGIAKGRARGIAFGLGCALGCLNHTVLAVIGVSALIAASPAAFTALKVAGGLYLIWMGWQAIRSRGGAQVGAAGAVNETPGRLFVKGLVANSINPKVVLFFLSFLPQFVDASRGDANWQTAALGVVFTLQAAVLFGLLGYFSGAIGQWLNRTPTAGMWLDRVAGAIFIGLGLRLIVAR from the coding sequence ATGCTGACACCTGAACAACTCGCCGGCTTCCTGGCCGCCGCCGTCCTCATCACCCTCTCGCCCGGCCCCGACAACCTGATGGTCCTGAGCCTGGGCATCGCCAAGGGCCGCGCGCGCGGCATCGCCTTCGGCCTGGGCTGCGCGCTCGGCTGCCTCAACCACACCGTGCTGGCGGTGATCGGGGTGAGCGCGCTGATCGCCGCCTCGCCGGCGGCCTTCACGGCCCTCAAGGTGGCGGGCGGCCTCTACCTGATCTGGATGGGCTGGCAGGCGATCCGCAGCCGTGGCGGAGCCCAGGTCGGCGCGGCCGGGGCCGTGAACGAGACGCCGGGGCGACTGTTCGTCAAGGGACTGGTGGCGAACTCGATCAATCCGAAGGTGGTGCTGTTCTTCCTGTCCTTCCTGCCGCAGTTCGTGGACGCTTCGCGCGGCGATGCGAACTGGCAGACGGCGGCGCTGGGGGTGGTGTTCACCCTGCAGGCGGCAGTGCTGTTTGGATTGCTGGGGTATTTCTCGGGGGCGATCGGTCAGTGGCTCAATCGCACGCCGACCGCGGGGATGTGGCTGGACCGAGTGGCCGGCGCGATCTTCATCGGCCTGGGGCTGCGCCTGATCGTGGCGCGCTAG
- a CDS encoding metallophosphoesterase — translation MSRFAPSRLGLTFGALALLAACSSSDVPEPVKTAPEQPPVSTPTPSPTPASTSVAFMSDVHFHNVYGDFKSTQFAGIPTRDGRNATIRTMYAQLTSTRLFNENYFAFRAALDDAYAKGIRHVAFPGDYSDDAQPMNIDGIAEVLKEYQAKGMRFFLAPGNHDPNEPFDDLEAGKNDFLTKDGKEQKVYASSNAACVAKDPAVVCTDQLMEQGYEKLMAKLGEFGFNPNKADLYWETPFSKYTGNKYSFEEAQAQAAVNKREFEICAEGSGGAYKAAGEAKLGKPYTKCATMVDSSYLVEPVKGLWLLSIDANVFVPNAKFDPANPKKFSGYDGAGNAGWNKVLTHKLHLVDWIKSVSARAKAEGKQLMAFSHYPVMDFYANQTEAMKAAFKPGAFQTARVPDAATAAGVAATGLRMHVGGHMHFNGTNDFLDASGNYLVNVQSPSLAVYGAAYKIITYKDLDTIDVQTVALNSVARFNELFPYYQVENDYLKGSTLPADVAKRWDRAILDTRSYGEYTRNYFGELSRLRFMDEYWPCEMKEAAMSLNGKQMLILSQLQSKVTLAQLKDVPGVLPLTAACFGAGAASGAPVAASQLNADWADATMRAEKLAGSAGLTLDSFAKITPYEFYGDFHRTVYAGELALRDMGTERVSQYKVLMKAFPEAPAALVRVGDKLSDQNPVQAPFQHQFKQVFAIFKGLGSAKPSDHFTIDLKGKKVGNANGNGLSFN, via the coding sequence ATGTCCCGTTTCGCCCCGAGCCGCCTCGGCCTTACCTTCGGCGCGCTGGCGCTGCTGGCCGCCTGCAGCAGCAGCGACGTTCCCGAGCCCGTCAAGACCGCGCCCGAGCAGCCACCCGTCTCGACCCCGACCCCAAGCCCGACCCCCGCGAGCACCAGCGTCGCCTTCATGTCGGACGTCCACTTCCACAACGTCTACGGCGACTTCAAGAGCACCCAGTTCGCCGGCATCCCGACCAGGGACGGCCGCAACGCGACCATCCGCACGATGTACGCGCAGCTGACCTCGACCCGCCTGTTCAACGAGAATTACTTCGCCTTCCGCGCCGCCCTCGACGACGCCTATGCGAAAGGCATCCGCCACGTCGCCTTCCCGGGCGACTATTCCGACGACGCCCAGCCGATGAACATCGACGGCATCGCCGAGGTGCTGAAGGAATACCAGGCCAAGGGCATGCGCTTCTTCCTGGCGCCGGGCAACCACGATCCGAACGAGCCCTTCGACGACCTGGAGGCGGGCAAGAACGACTTCCTGACCAAGGACGGCAAGGAGCAGAAGGTCTACGCGAGCTCGAACGCGGCCTGCGTGGCCAAGGACCCGGCCGTGGTCTGCACCGACCAGCTGATGGAGCAGGGCTACGAGAAGCTGATGGCCAAGCTGGGCGAATTCGGCTTCAACCCGAACAAGGCCGACCTGTACTGGGAAACCCCGTTCAGCAAGTACACCGGCAACAAGTACAGCTTCGAGGAAGCCCAGGCCCAGGCGGCCGTGAACAAGCGCGAGTTCGAGATCTGCGCCGAGGGTTCCGGCGGCGCCTACAAGGCGGCCGGCGAGGCCAAGCTGGGCAAGCCGTATACCAAGTGCGCGACCATGGTCGACAGCAGCTACCTGGTGGAGCCGGTGAAAGGCCTGTGGCTGCTCTCGATCGACGCCAACGTCTTCGTGCCGAACGCGAAGTTCGACCCCGCCAACCCGAAGAAATTCAGCGGCTATGACGGCGCCGGCAACGCCGGCTGGAACAAGGTGCTGACCCACAAGCTGCACCTCGTGGACTGGATCAAGAGCGTGAGCGCGCGCGCCAAGGCCGAGGGCAAGCAGCTGATGGCCTTCTCGCACTATCCGGTGATGGACTTCTACGCCAACCAGACCGAGGCCATGAAAGCCGCCTTCAAGCCGGGCGCCTTCCAGACCGCGCGCGTGCCCGACGCCGCCACCGCGGCCGGCGTGGCCGCGACCGGCCTGCGCATGCACGTGGGCGGCCACATGCACTTCAACGGCACCAACGACTTCCTCGATGCGAGCGGCAACTACCTGGTCAACGTGCAGTCGCCATCGCTGGCGGTCTACGGCGCGGCCTACAAGATCATCACTTACAAGGACCTGGACACCATCGACGTCCAGACCGTGGCCCTGAACTCGGTGGCGCGCTTCAACGAGCTGTTCCCCTACTACCAGGTCGAGAACGACTACCTGAAGGGCAGCACCCTGCCGGCCGACGTGGCCAAGCGCTGGGACCGCGCCATCCTCGACACCCGTTCGTACGGCGAATACACGCGCAATTATTTCGGCGAGCTGTCGCGCCTGCGCTTCATGGACGAGTACTGGCCTTGCGAGATGAAGGAAGCGGCGATGTCCCTGAACGGCAAGCAGATGCTGATCCTCTCGCAATTGCAGAGCAAGGTCACGCTGGCCCAGCTCAAGGACGTGCCGGGCGTGCTGCCGCTGACCGCTGCCTGCTTCGGCGCGGGCGCGGCGTCTGGTGCGCCGGTGGCCGCGAGCCAGCTCAACGCCGACTGGGCCGATGCCACCATGCGCGCCGAGAAGCTGGCGGGCAGCGCCGGCCTCACGCTGGACTCCTTCGCGAAGATCACGCCCTACGAGTTCTACGGCGACTTCCACCGCACCGTGTACGCGGGCGAGCTGGCGCTGCGCGACATGGGCACGGAGCGCGTGAGCCAGTACAAGGTGCTGATGAAGGCCTTCCCCGAGGCGCCGGCGGCGCTAGTACGGGTCGGCGACAAGCTCTCGGACCAGAACCCGGTGCAGGCCCCGTTCCAGCACCAGTTCAAGCAGGTGTTCGCAATCTTCAAGGGCCTGGGTTCGGCCAAGCCGAGCGACCACTTCACGATCGACCTGAAGGGCAAGAAGGTCGGCAATGCGAACGGTAACGGGCTGAGCTTCAACTGA